The following coding sequences are from one Dreissena polymorpha isolate Duluth1 chromosome 8, UMN_Dpol_1.0, whole genome shotgun sequence window:
- the LOC127841264 gene encoding histone-lysine N-methyltransferase PRDM9-like isoform X2, protein MSSKVSVVTINSDQKQGDLNSVCVKIETDEWYNTAADLYSVCAKSEQVLWEERQSDCNKQDCLNLVNEQTGCLQTDQINTKQDCFTSECVKSEQTQYEIMQQDVTNSVCVNRNTIANSNAYTAQDELHFVCGTTTQFLNPNTDRCYITTNDLNSVGGIAKQYINTDKDNKNRTENDPNVLCDHSNAIEDQAQLAYLNSVFLTSEENELSNVDQNCARPTGGGETIQKELCSNLDVHRHSYSEKDDSEIFFEREKRKSESSHSTLVRPKRFLCEDSSSGVVKPMSPSARDSSENAVTRTVPLSLKPAEMKLNKKGYRVKKVKRMKKAKTPEKEKTEYSLQERNQTNCMNLEPRDNDHFLFCGECNMEFEGDCPVHGPYNYIQDKEVPEGDPLKADHSVPDCLEIKMSKIAGAGLGVFSKMELESRVMFGPYGGDVIAENQKSGYCWQIYKEGRASHFVDAQNKATSNWMRYVNCAMTDEDQNLVAFQYKGGIYYCTLKPVSPGAELLVWYGDEFARELGLIRDKNICIYSSKNSVHLKSHMRIHTGEREYTCEVCGYVCKQSGSLKAHMRIHTEERPFKCEVCGYLCKQSSHLKTHMRIHTGERKYKCEVCGYACNRSETLKVHMRIHTGERPYTCGVCGYAFNMSGNLKRHMMIHTGEMRIHTGERKYKREVCGYACNRSETFKAHMRIHTGEREYTCGVCGYLCKQSAPLKIHMRIHTGERPFKCEVCGYLCKQSSHLKTHMRIHTDERKYTCEVCGYACNRSETLKRHMRIHTGERKYKCEVCGYACNRIETLKAHMRIHTGERPYKCGVCGYACNLSGNFKRHMMMHSGERH, encoded by the exons ATGTCTTCTAAGGTAAGTGTGGTGACCATAAATTCAGACCAAAAACAAGGTGACTTAAACTCTGTTTGCGTCAAAATCGAGACTGATGAATGGTATAATACGGCTGCTGATTTGTATTCTGTGTGTGCCAAATCAGAACAAGTTTTATGGGAAGAGAGACAATCAGATTGCAACAAACAAGATTGCCTCAATTTAGTAAATGAACAAACAGGATGTTTACAGACGGATCAAATTAACACCAAACAAGATTGCTTCACCTCCGAATGTGTTAAATCAGAACAGACACAATATGAAATTATGCAACAAGATGTCACCAATTCTGTATGTGTGAACAGAAACACGATTGCCAATTCAAACGCATATACAGCACAAGATGAGCTCCATTTTGTATGTGGGACAACAACACAGTTTCTAAATCCAAATACAGACCGGTGTTATATAACAACAAATGACCTCAATTCTGTAGGTGGTATAGCTAAACAGTATATAAATACAGATAAGGacaataaaaatagaacagaaaaTGATCCAAATGTTTTATGTGATCATTCAAACGCAATCGAGGATCAAGCTCAACTGGCCTACCTAAATTCTGTATTTCTTACAAGTGAAGAGAATGAGCTTTCAAATGTTGACCAAAATTGTGCTAGACCAACTGGGGGCGGAGAGACAATACAAAAGGAACTTTGCTCAAACCTTGATGTTCATAGACATTCGTACTCCGAAAAAGATGACTcag AGATATTCTTTGAAAGAGAAAAAAGAAAAAGTGAGAGCAGTCATTCAACTCTTGTGAGACCAAAGAGATTTTTATGTGAAGATTCATCCAGTGGCGTGGTCAAGCCAATGAGTCCTTCAGCAAGAG ATAGTTCAGAGAATGCTGTGACAAGGACTGTCCCCCTTTCTCTTAAACCAGCTGAGATGAAATTGAACAAAAAGGGTTACAGAGTGAAGAAAGTTaag AGAATGAAAAAAGCCAAGACCCCAGAAAAAGAAAAGACTGAGTACAGTCTTCAAGAGAGAAACCAAACCAACTGTATGAACCTGGAACCTCGAGATAATGACCATTTTCTCT TCTGTGGAGAATGCAACATGGAGTTTGAAGGGGACTGCCCTGTCCATGGACCCTATAACTACATACAGGACAAAGAG GTGCCAGAAGGGGACCCACTTAAAGCTGACCATTCCGTGCCTGATTGCCTTGAAATCAAAATGTCCAAAATAGCTGGAGCTGGTCTTGGAGTATTTTCCAAGATGGAACTGGAATCCAGGGTCATGTTTGGACCATATGGGGGCGATGTCATTGCTGAAAATCAGAAATCAGGATATTGCTGGCAG ATATATAAGGAAGGCAGAGCGAGCCACTTTGTAGATGCCCAGAACAAGGCCACCTCTAACTGGATGAGATACGTGAACTGTGCAATGACAGACGAAGATCAGAACCTTGTAGCATTCCAGTACAAAGGAGGCATCTATTACTGCACATTGAAGCCAGTTTCGCCAG GAGCGGAACTGTTGGTCTGGTACGGAGATGAATTCGCCAGAGAACTTGGCCTCATCAGAGACAAAAACATTTGCATTTATTCCAGTAAAAACAGTGTTCACCTGAAgtcacacatgaggatacatactgGAGAGAGAGAATACAcgtgtgaggtgtgtggctatGTATGTAAACAGAGTGGTTCCTTGAAggcacacatgaggatacatacagaagaAAGACCGTttaagtgtgaggtgtgtggctatTTATGTAAACAGAGTAgtcacttgaagacacacatgaggatacatacaggagagagaaagtacaagtgtgaggtgtgtggttatgcatgtaacagGAGTGAAACCTTGAAggtacacatgaggatacatacaggcgAGAGACCGTACACATGTGGGGTCTGTGGTTATGCATTTAACATGAGTGGtaacttgaagagacacatgatgatacatacaggcgagatgaggatacatacaggagagagaaaGTACAAgcgtgaggtgtgtggttatgcatgtaacagGAGTGAAACCTTTAAggcacacatgaggatacatacaggggAGAGAGAATACACGTGTGGGGTGTGTGGTTATTTATGTAAACAGAGTGCTCCCTTGAAGATACACATGAGGAtccatacaggagaaagaccgtttaagtgtgaggtgtgtggttatttaTGTAAACAGAGTAGTCACCTGAaaacacacatgaggatacatacagacGAGAGAAAGTAtacgtgtgaggtgtgtggttatgcatgtaacagGAGTGAAaccttgaagagacacatgaggatacatacaggagagagaaagtataagtgtgaggtgtgtggttatgcatgtaacagGATTGAAACCTTGAAggcacacatgaggatacatacaggcgagagaccgtacaagtgtggggtgtgtggttatgcatgtaacttGAGCGGTAACTTCAAGAGACACATGATGATGCATTCAGGCGAGAGACATTAA
- the LOC127841264 gene encoding histone-lysine N-methyltransferase PRDM9-like isoform X1 produces MSSKVSVVTINSDQKQGDLNSVCVKIETDEWYNTAADLYSVCAKSEQVLWEERQSDCNKQDCLNLVNEQTGCLQTDQINTKQDCFTSECVKSEQTQYEIMQQDVTNSVCVNRNTIANSNAYTAQDELHFVCGTTTQFLNPNTDRCYITTNDLNSVGGIAKQYINTDKDNKNRTENDPNVLCDHSNAIEDQAQLAYLNSVFLTSEENELSNVDQNCARPTGGGETIQKELCSNLDVHRHSYSEKDDSDDYFAEIFFEREKRKSESSHSTLVRPKRFLCEDSSSGVVKPMSPSARDSSENAVTRTVPLSLKPAEMKLNKKGYRVKKVKRMKKAKTPEKEKTEYSLQERNQTNCMNLEPRDNDHFLFCGECNMEFEGDCPVHGPYNYIQDKEVPEGDPLKADHSVPDCLEIKMSKIAGAGLGVFSKMELESRVMFGPYGGDVIAENQKSGYCWQIYKEGRASHFVDAQNKATSNWMRYVNCAMTDEDQNLVAFQYKGGIYYCTLKPVSPGAELLVWYGDEFARELGLIRDKNICIYSSKNSVHLKSHMRIHTGEREYTCEVCGYVCKQSGSLKAHMRIHTEERPFKCEVCGYLCKQSSHLKTHMRIHTGERKYKCEVCGYACNRSETLKVHMRIHTGERPYTCGVCGYAFNMSGNLKRHMMIHTGEMRIHTGERKYKREVCGYACNRSETFKAHMRIHTGEREYTCGVCGYLCKQSAPLKIHMRIHTGERPFKCEVCGYLCKQSSHLKTHMRIHTDERKYTCEVCGYACNRSETLKRHMRIHTGERKYKCEVCGYACNRIETLKAHMRIHTGERPYKCGVCGYACNLSGNFKRHMMMHSGERH; encoded by the exons ATGTCTTCTAAGGTAAGTGTGGTGACCATAAATTCAGACCAAAAACAAGGTGACTTAAACTCTGTTTGCGTCAAAATCGAGACTGATGAATGGTATAATACGGCTGCTGATTTGTATTCTGTGTGTGCCAAATCAGAACAAGTTTTATGGGAAGAGAGACAATCAGATTGCAACAAACAAGATTGCCTCAATTTAGTAAATGAACAAACAGGATGTTTACAGACGGATCAAATTAACACCAAACAAGATTGCTTCACCTCCGAATGTGTTAAATCAGAACAGACACAATATGAAATTATGCAACAAGATGTCACCAATTCTGTATGTGTGAACAGAAACACGATTGCCAATTCAAACGCATATACAGCACAAGATGAGCTCCATTTTGTATGTGGGACAACAACACAGTTTCTAAATCCAAATACAGACCGGTGTTATATAACAACAAATGACCTCAATTCTGTAGGTGGTATAGCTAAACAGTATATAAATACAGATAAGGacaataaaaatagaacagaaaaTGATCCAAATGTTTTATGTGATCATTCAAACGCAATCGAGGATCAAGCTCAACTGGCCTACCTAAATTCTGTATTTCTTACAAGTGAAGAGAATGAGCTTTCAAATGTTGACCAAAATTGTGCTAGACCAACTGGGGGCGGAGAGACAATACAAAAGGAACTTTGCTCAAACCTTGATGTTCATAGACATTCGTACTCCGAAAAAGATGACTcag ATGATTACTTTGCAGAGATATTCTTTGAAAGAGAAAAAAGAAAAAGTGAGAGCAGTCATTCAACTCTTGTGAGACCAAAGAGATTTTTATGTGAAGATTCATCCAGTGGCGTGGTCAAGCCAATGAGTCCTTCAGCAAGAG ATAGTTCAGAGAATGCTGTGACAAGGACTGTCCCCCTTTCTCTTAAACCAGCTGAGATGAAATTGAACAAAAAGGGTTACAGAGTGAAGAAAGTTaag AGAATGAAAAAAGCCAAGACCCCAGAAAAAGAAAAGACTGAGTACAGTCTTCAAGAGAGAAACCAAACCAACTGTATGAACCTGGAACCTCGAGATAATGACCATTTTCTCT TCTGTGGAGAATGCAACATGGAGTTTGAAGGGGACTGCCCTGTCCATGGACCCTATAACTACATACAGGACAAAGAG GTGCCAGAAGGGGACCCACTTAAAGCTGACCATTCCGTGCCTGATTGCCTTGAAATCAAAATGTCCAAAATAGCTGGAGCTGGTCTTGGAGTATTTTCCAAGATGGAACTGGAATCCAGGGTCATGTTTGGACCATATGGGGGCGATGTCATTGCTGAAAATCAGAAATCAGGATATTGCTGGCAG ATATATAAGGAAGGCAGAGCGAGCCACTTTGTAGATGCCCAGAACAAGGCCACCTCTAACTGGATGAGATACGTGAACTGTGCAATGACAGACGAAGATCAGAACCTTGTAGCATTCCAGTACAAAGGAGGCATCTATTACTGCACATTGAAGCCAGTTTCGCCAG GAGCGGAACTGTTGGTCTGGTACGGAGATGAATTCGCCAGAGAACTTGGCCTCATCAGAGACAAAAACATTTGCATTTATTCCAGTAAAAACAGTGTTCACCTGAAgtcacacatgaggatacatactgGAGAGAGAGAATACAcgtgtgaggtgtgtggctatGTATGTAAACAGAGTGGTTCCTTGAAggcacacatgaggatacatacagaagaAAGACCGTttaagtgtgaggtgtgtggctatTTATGTAAACAGAGTAgtcacttgaagacacacatgaggatacatacaggagagagaaagtacaagtgtgaggtgtgtggttatgcatgtaacagGAGTGAAACCTTGAAggtacacatgaggatacatacaggcgAGAGACCGTACACATGTGGGGTCTGTGGTTATGCATTTAACATGAGTGGtaacttgaagagacacatgatgatacatacaggcgagatgaggatacatacaggagagagaaaGTACAAgcgtgaggtgtgtggttatgcatgtaacagGAGTGAAACCTTTAAggcacacatgaggatacatacaggggAGAGAGAATACACGTGTGGGGTGTGTGGTTATTTATGTAAACAGAGTGCTCCCTTGAAGATACACATGAGGAtccatacaggagaaagaccgtttaagtgtgaggtgtgtggttatttaTGTAAACAGAGTAGTCACCTGAaaacacacatgaggatacatacagacGAGAGAAAGTAtacgtgtgaggtgtgtggttatgcatgtaacagGAGTGAAaccttgaagagacacatgaggatacatacaggagagagaaagtataagtgtgaggtgtgtggttatgcatgtaacagGATTGAAACCTTGAAggcacacatgaggatacatacaggcgagagaccgtacaagtgtggggtgtgtggttatgcatgtaacttGAGCGGTAACTTCAAGAGACACATGATGATGCATTCAGGCGAGAGACATTAA
- the LOC127841264 gene encoding zinc finger protein 492-like isoform X4, with product MSPSARDSSENAVTRTVPLSLKPAEMKLNKKGYRVKKVKRMKKAKTPEKEKTEYSLQERNQTNCMNLEPRDNDHFLFCGECNMEFEGDCPVHGPYNYIQDKEVPEGDPLKADHSVPDCLEIKMSKIAGAGLGVFSKMELESRVMFGPYGGDVIAENQKSGYCWQIYKEGRASHFVDAQNKATSNWMRYVNCAMTDEDQNLVAFQYKGGIYYCTLKPVSPGAELLVWYGDEFARELGLIRDKNICIYSSKNSVHLKSHMRIHTGEREYTCEVCGYVCKQSGSLKAHMRIHTEERPFKCEVCGYLCKQSSHLKTHMRIHTGERKYKCEVCGYACNRSETLKVHMRIHTGERPYTCGVCGYAFNMSGNLKRHMMIHTGEMRIHTGERKYKREVCGYACNRSETFKAHMRIHTGEREYTCGVCGYLCKQSAPLKIHMRIHTGERPFKCEVCGYLCKQSSHLKTHMRIHTDERKYTCEVCGYACNRSETLKRHMRIHTGERKYKCEVCGYACNRIETLKAHMRIHTGERPYKCGVCGYACNLSGNFKRHMMMHSGERH from the exons ATAGTTCAGAGAATGCTGTGACAAGGACTGTCCCCCTTTCTCTTAAACCAGCTGAGATGAAATTGAACAAAAAGGGTTACAGAGTGAAGAAAGTTaag AGAATGAAAAAAGCCAAGACCCCAGAAAAAGAAAAGACTGAGTACAGTCTTCAAGAGAGAAACCAAACCAACTGTATGAACCTGGAACCTCGAGATAATGACCATTTTCTCT TCTGTGGAGAATGCAACATGGAGTTTGAAGGGGACTGCCCTGTCCATGGACCCTATAACTACATACAGGACAAAGAG GTGCCAGAAGGGGACCCACTTAAAGCTGACCATTCCGTGCCTGATTGCCTTGAAATCAAAATGTCCAAAATAGCTGGAGCTGGTCTTGGAGTATTTTCCAAGATGGAACTGGAATCCAGGGTCATGTTTGGACCATATGGGGGCGATGTCATTGCTGAAAATCAGAAATCAGGATATTGCTGGCAG ATATATAAGGAAGGCAGAGCGAGCCACTTTGTAGATGCCCAGAACAAGGCCACCTCTAACTGGATGAGATACGTGAACTGTGCAATGACAGACGAAGATCAGAACCTTGTAGCATTCCAGTACAAAGGAGGCATCTATTACTGCACATTGAAGCCAGTTTCGCCAG GAGCGGAACTGTTGGTCTGGTACGGAGATGAATTCGCCAGAGAACTTGGCCTCATCAGAGACAAAAACATTTGCATTTATTCCAGTAAAAACAGTGTTCACCTGAAgtcacacatgaggatacatactgGAGAGAGAGAATACAcgtgtgaggtgtgtggctatGTATGTAAACAGAGTGGTTCCTTGAAggcacacatgaggatacatacagaagaAAGACCGTttaagtgtgaggtgtgtggctatTTATGTAAACAGAGTAgtcacttgaagacacacatgaggatacatacaggagagagaaagtacaagtgtgaggtgtgtggttatgcatgtaacagGAGTGAAACCTTGAAggtacacatgaggatacatacaggcgAGAGACCGTACACATGTGGGGTCTGTGGTTATGCATTTAACATGAGTGGtaacttgaagagacacatgatgatacatacaggcgagatgaggatacatacaggagagagaaaGTACAAgcgtgaggtgtgtggttatgcatgtaacagGAGTGAAACCTTTAAggcacacatgaggatacatacaggggAGAGAGAATACACGTGTGGGGTGTGTGGTTATTTATGTAAACAGAGTGCTCCCTTGAAGATACACATGAGGAtccatacaggagaaagaccgtttaagtgtgaggtgtgtggttatttaTGTAAACAGAGTAGTCACCTGAaaacacacatgaggatacatacagacGAGAGAAAGTAtacgtgtgaggtgtgtggttatgcatgtaacagGAGTGAAaccttgaagagacacatgaggatacatacaggagagagaaagtataagtgtgaggtgtgtggttatgcatgtaacagGATTGAAACCTTGAAggcacacatgaggatacatacaggcgagagaccgtacaagtgtggggtgtgtggttatgcatgtaacttGAGCGGTAACTTCAAGAGACACATGATGATGCATTCAGGCGAGAGACATTAA